GGAGGTAATAACAATGTCTTGCTATCTTTTTTTGCCATCTTTAATACCCATTCCTGCCTAACATTCAACTCCATAGCTAATTGTAGGCTAAAAATATTATCATTTAAAATTCTGTCTTTTAACTCTTTTTTTAGTTTCATGTTGTATATTTATAAGGATAAAATAAACGGGCGCTTCGTCATTTCGCTTTGCCTGGACAAAGTAAATAAAAAGTATCAAAATAAGCAAATAAATGGACAATAAAATTCATAGGCTAATGTCTGACTTTATAAAAAACAAAGATTTAAGTAGACGAGATTTCGCTAAGAGAATAGGTGAAGGTCAATCTAAGATTAATGGAATTTTAAAACATGGAACAAATTTTCAAATCTCATTACTATTCAATATCAACGAGAAATATCCAGATTTTTTAGACAAGGTGTTGATTCCTGCATTTAGTCATAATGAAGGATTAACCGAGGGCAACGCCAAAGACAAATTAATAGAGCTTTTGGAACGGGATAACAAACGCTTATTGGAAGAAAACGACAAACTTAAAAAAAAGCTTAAGCGTACAAAAAAAGGTGTACAAGCCAATGTTGAGCCTATTATTGAATAATCTATTTAATCCATAATATTATGAGTGAACTAAATCAAGTTACAGGAGACAGCTTTTTAGAGCTGGCTGAGCAAGTTGAAAAGGATAGAGATATTTCCTTAGAGCAAGCTATTTTATTAATTATTGCAGATGAAATAAATGCAATGAGGCTGGAGCTAATGCAACTAAAAGAAAAAATTAACGAACTAAGTGATTCTGCCACCAAAAAGTAACATTTTTGCCTCCAACTTTTTGTAATATATTATAATTCAATTGGCTTTTTAACTAAAAAAAACTCTTCCGTGGTCACAGAAAAGCCTTTTCGCAGTTTGCGAAGAGGCTTTTTTTATAGCCTAAATTTCGATTTTAAGGTATTTTTGGTTTGAAATTTGCCTTTCTTTATACCCAAAAAAGAAAAAACTTAAGTATATTCGTTTTTTAGAATCAAATTTAAACTATGAGCAAAGCATATATAAAGGACTGGATGACCACCAAGCCTTACACCAAACAAACCAACACAGAGCTGTTTTACCTAGAAGCCGCAAATGAAGTTTTAGAAAAATTGAAAAAATCTTCGGATTTTATCGGTCATTTTCTGGACAAAGAAAGCTTTAAAGATTTGGCAATTTTCTTGACTTCGTATTTCGAAGATGTGATTTCAAATGTAGGCTTGTTCCGTGCTTTTATCGCGCTACACCAAGAAATTTATAAAAAAAGTCTACCATTTTATGTGGCCAAAAACTACACCGAGGGAGACATCAACATTCAAGATGTTCAATTTTTGGTTTGGTATTTCTTGAATTTACAGAAACAAGATGTTTTTGTGAATCCGTATAGTCCAGAATTAAAGGAATTGGCGCAAAATGTGTGGCAAGTCTTTGACCAAGAGTACGAATACGCACCAGAAAACACGCAAATTGCAGATTTCTTTAAACTTGAAAATCCTGAAAACTTGGACGAAGTGCGCTATTTCATCGATAAGATTTTAACACGCAGTTACCTTTTTACCCAAGACACAGGGATTGAGCTCTACATGCGCACCGCTGCCTTGAAAACGGGTAATCAGCAAGATTTTAAATTATATAAAAACCATAGAGATAAATTTGTCTTAAACTTCCCGACCAAGCTTTTGGCTAAACGAGGCACCGAGTGGGCGGCTGCACTTTATGGCAAAAAAGAGGAAGCGCAAGACATCAAAAACATGGGATTGAACTCGCACGCAGCGTTGCTCTACAAAGGCGAAAATGGCGAGGATTTGGAAATGAAGCATTTAAGCTCGGGAAAAACCATTTTGGTAAGCAAAGATAATTTTGAGGACTACAAAAAAATGCCTGAAAATGCAATTTTGTATGCAGGCATCAGTCCATGGAAAGGCAAGTATTCCCTCACGGGAATCATCAATGCCTTTAATTATGACGAGAATTTGGTAGAAAATGCCAAACGCGATTATGTGGCACGCCAAGCCATTCAAGATGAAAAGGATAAAAAAGAATATTTAAAAAATATCAAAAAACAAGAAAAGGTATTTTTAGAAAAAACAGGTGGTGTTCCTTACAAAATCCTTTCGGCGGAAGAATCAATCGATTTCATCAATGACTTTTTTGACACGCTCGACGAACAAAAAATCGAAAAATATAACGAAGATATTGCAACGCTGGTACAATCAATTCAAAACAGTACACACATCCAGAATGCGGTATTATTCTTTAATCCTAATTTTGGGCTTGAGTTTTATAGCAATCTTGCTACCGAATTGGAGGTGGACGACAATCCTTTCAAGGAAGAAGTTGCCAACCCTACTTTGCTAATGAAATTGATGATGGCAGACACTTATTCTCGAGAATTTTTTGATTTCTATTATCAATTAATGAAAGAGAAAAAATCGGATCAAATCGATTTTTTGAAGGATTTCAGCGAAAAAGACATCGATTTTATGCTTAGATTCTATAAACCTACACGCTACGGAAATTAGTCTTTTTGCTTTTTTTCGATTTAAATTATAACTAAATTTGTATAGAAATCAAATTTCAATAAAATGCAAAATATAAACCCTACTCAGACCGAGGCTTGGAAAAAGCTACAAGCCCATTACGAAGAGACCAAAGACCTTCATTTAAAAGATTTATTCGCAGCAAACGCTCAACGCTTTGATGAGTTTAGCGTAAAATGGAACGAATTTTTGTTTGACTATTCCAAAAACCGAATCAATCAAAAAACAATCGACTTGCTCGTGGAACTTGCCGAGGAATGCCAATTGCAAGATGCGATAGATTCTATGTTTGCGGGAGAGCACATCAACCAAACAGAAGACCGTGCCGTGATGCACACTGCACTACGCAACCAAGGCGAGGAAGTCTTAATCGATGGCGAAAATGTATTGCCGCAAGTGCGCAAAGTTTTAGCTCAAATGAAAGACTTTAGCCACCGTGTGATTTCTGGCGAATGGAAAGGCTATACTGGCAAAGCGATTACAGATGTGGTAAACATAGGAATCGGCGGTTCGGATCTTGGTCCCGTGATGGTGGTCGAGGCATTGAAACATTACAAAACTCATTTAAACATACATTTTGTATCGAATGTAGACGGCACACACATCGCAGAAACCACCAAAAAACTAAATCCAGAAACGACTTTGTTTATCGTGGCTTCTAAAACTTTTACCACCCAAGAAACCATGACCAATGCTAATTCGGCTAAAAAATGGTTTTTGGACAGCGGAGCCAAACAAAGCGACATTGCGAAACATTTCGTAGCACTTTCTACCAATGCCAAAGATGTTACTGCGTTTGGAATTGCAGAAGAAAACATGTTTGAATTCTGGAACTGGGTAGGCGGTCGTTATTCATTATGGAGCGCGATTGGCTTAAGCATTGCACTTGCTGTGGGCTACGAAAAATTTGAGGAATTGCTACTCGGTGCTTACGAAGTAGATGAGCATTTCAGAACCACTGAATTTAAACAAAACATTCCTGTTTTGATGGCACTTATTGGCATTTGGTACAACAATTTCTACGGAGCAGAAAGCTATGCAATTTTGCCTTACGAGCAGTATTTGCACCGTTTCCCAGCCTATTTGCAACAAGGCGATATGGAAAGCAATGGTAAATCTATCGACCGAAACGGACAAAAAGTGACTTACCAAACAGGACCAATCATTTGGGGAGAAGCAGGAACCAATGGGCAACACGCTTTTTATCAATTAATTCACCAAGGGACTAAATTAATCCCAGCTGATTTTATCGCAGGGGCTCGTTCCAACAACAATGTGAGCGATCATCACGAAAAACTTTTGGCAAACTTCTTTGCTCAGACCGAGGCACTTGCTTTTGGAAAATCCGAAACACAAGTGAGAGCGGAACTCGAAAAAGAAGGAAAATCCAAAGAAGAAATCGAATTCTTGTTGCCTTACAAGGTATTTGATGGCAACCGCCCTACCAATTCCATTTTGTATAAAAAATTAACCCCAAAAACATTGGGTAGCTTGATTGCCTTGTATGAGCAAAAAATCTTTGTTCAAGGTATCATCTGGAACATCTTTAGTTTCGACCAATGGGGCGTAGAACTTGGTAAACAATTGGCTAAAGCTATCTTAGCGGAAATCAATGCGGGAGATACCGTAACAGACCACGACAGCTCTACCAATGGATTGATGAATGCTTATTTAAAAATGAAATAAATGAAAAAAGCACTTTTCGTTGCAGCGGCAGCACTTAGCTTAATTTCGTGTAAAAATGAGAAAAAAGGCTGGACAGATGAAGACCGCAGAGAGTTTATGCAATCTTGCACCGCAGTAGACCCGTCTGAACAGACCAAGGAAAGATGCGAGTGCGGCTTAAATGTTTTAGAACAAAAATACTCGTCCTACAACGAGGCTCAGGAAGCTACCGAAAAAATGACCGAAGACCAATTGGTCGAGCTTTTGAGTGATTGCGGTTTAGAACATTAAATTTAGAAAACACACAAATAAACGCCCAAATCGCCTTTTTGCTACTAAAAGCAACGCTTGTTTATTAATTTTTTTAGATATTTGTCTTAAAATTAAAATAGCGTGAAGATAGCAATACAAGGAGGTTTGGGCTCTTTTCATCATCAAGCAGCGAGCATGCTCTTTGATGGCGATAGCTACGAAATCTTGGACAAAGACCACTTTAGAGGCGTAGCCGAAGCACTCGTGAAAGGTGAATGCACCTATGGGCTCATCGCGCTCGAGAACTCTATCGCGGGTTGCATTTTGCCTAATTACAATTTAATCAAGAATAATGATTTAAAAATCGTGGGCGAACTCTACATGCCCATTGAGCACCATTTAATGGTGATTCCAGGAGTAAAAATCGAGGATTTAAGCGAAATTTATTCTCACTCCATGGCACTTTTGCAATGCGAAGATTTCCTAAATCAATATCCCAAAATCCGTAGAATTGACTATGTGGACACGGCTAATTCTGCCAAAAAAATCAAAACCGAAGATTTGCACCACGCGGGTGCCATTGGCTCAAAAGTTGCCGCAGAATTATATGGTTTAGAAATTATAAAACCCGCAATACAAAGTAACAAAGACAACTATACGCGCTTTGTGTTACTGTGTCGAGAATTACCTGATAATCAAGATTTTAATAAAATTTCTTTACGCTTTTCGCTCCCGCACCAAAAGGGAAGCCTTGCCAATATCTTGATGCAATTTGCAGTGCATGGATTCAATATGACCAAAATCCAATCGATGCCTATCGTGGATATGCCGTGGCAGTATGAGTTTTATGTAGATGTGATTGTACACCACCACGAGCGTTTTGCCAAGGTGCTAGACATCATTCAGCTCATGGCAGAAGATATTGAGATTTTAGGCAAGTATAAAAATGGGAATTTGTAGTATTTTCTTTCACAAAATACAATTCAATTAATTTTCATAGCTAAAAATGTTAAAAAACCGATTTTTTAACATTTTTAGTTTTGTATTTAAAATTCTTATTTTCTATATTCGCATTAATATTAAATAAAAATTTCAAAAACATGAAGAAAACAACATTTTTAGCCTTTGTATTATTAGGCTCGTTCGCATTAGCCTCAAACGGCGTAGGCGAAAAGGAAAAAGCAGAAAAACCTGCAAAAACAGAAAAGGTATTGCAATGCAAGAAGACCGCCAGCTCACAAGCTTGCGTACCTGTAACTTATTCTTGCGGTGCTACAGGAACAGCTTGTGGCAAAACAGTGATGGACATGGTTAAGGATGCTTGGGACGGGGACAACCAAAATTGCCCTTAATTTTTTTTGGAAAAACTACATAGCTTCAATAAGCTATGTAGTTTTTCATCAACCCTAACACCTCCCTAACAATCATAATGAAAAATCTATTTTTTCTCAGCATATTTTTATATCCGCTATTCTTTTTAGCTCAACCAGCTAAAGAACTACAACTAAATGTCTCTGAAGACCCCTATAACAAAACCAAATTAGGCTATGACAATCCTATGGTTTATGGACAACATAAATCTGAACATTTTATTTCTACGGCAACCCCTTACCATGAAAAATCATTAGGCAAAAACACACAAAACATTTACTATGCTTATAAAACCTTACCTAATCCCAAAAACAAAAAAAATCAAAGAATGGGGCTTACCATTTTGCAAATGGGTGAGAGACTCTTAAAATTTACCGACAGAGCTATCTTAAAAGATGACTCTCTTAGAGAAACTTTCTCGAAAAAAGACATATACACAAGCGACCTTAACAAAGCTGGGAAGTTTTTAAACAAAGTGGGGTTTAACAACAATGTGTTTATTGATTTAAACACAAAACAAACTACCGTACAAAATGCAATTGGTCTTTCAGGACTAGAATACACAATCCCTACGCCACAGCTAAAATGGCAACTGCAAAAGGATAAAAAAGAGATTTTGGGCTATGCGGTGCAAAAAGCCACCACCCAATACGGAGGCAGAGATTGGGTTGCTTGGTTCGCTAAAGACATTCCGCTATCATATGGGCCTTATTTATTTGGAGGCTTGCCTGGGCTAATTTTGGAAATGCACGATGCCGAAGACGAGCACCACTTTACAGCCATAGCCATGAGCACCACCCCACGCCCATTCTATAAAAGAATTTATGAGGAACCAAGAGGACGAAAAACCACCGAAAGTGAAGCACTAAAAGCTATCAAAATCAGTTTTGAAGATAGATTATTACGCCCTTTCAACCCCATAGAAAAATTTTAATTATTAGAAATAACATAACATTTTAATTACCATGAAAAAACTATTATTACTTAGCACTTTTTTAATTTCAGCAATTTCTTTTGCCCAGCCGGTAATTTCAGGCGATGTAAATATGCCTGCCGATCCTTATAATGAAACAGCGTTGGGCAACAGCTCCCAAAATATTTATTACACTTACACCAAAGTACCCAATCCAGAGCTTAAAGAAAAAACCAAAACAGGACTCACTGTTTTACAAATAGGAAAGGATTTAACAAAATTCACTGATGAAACTATAATAAAAGTAGACTCTCTATTTAAAGCCTTTGCAAAAAAAGGAACGGCAAATACAAGCGATATGAATAAATTGCTTGCAACAATGCACGGTGCTGGATATTATAGCAATGTATTCAATAATTTAAAAACAAAACAAACTACTATACAAAACGCCATGGATATTTCAGGATTAGAGTACACCATTCCTACTCCAACGCTAAAATGGCAACTGCAAAAGGATAAAAAAGAGATTTTGGGCTACACGGTACAAAAAGCTACCACCCAACACGGAGGCAGAGAATGGGTAGCTTGGTTTGCTAAAGACATTCCGCTATCATATGGCCCTTATGTGTTTAATGGACTGCCAGGGCTAATCTTGGAAGTTTATGACACCGAGGATGAGCACCACTTCACTGCCACAGGTATGGACAATAAGCCACAAGCCATTTACAAACGAATCTATGACGATGAAATTAAAACTTCTGAAGAAAAAGCTAAAAAAGCCTTAAAAAATAATTATGAAAGCCCAAAATATAATCGCCCTTACAACCCAATTGATAAATCTTAATTAGCATAAATCTTGACAAAAAAAGCATTTTTACTATATTTTTTAGTCCTGAGCTCGTGGGCATTGCATGCACAAAGTGTGATAAAGGGAACTTTGTCCGATGAAAATGCAACGCCCATAAGCGGGGCAAGCGTGAGCCTTGTTTCGCCTAAAGATGAGGAGATTATTGCCTACACTTTTTCGGACAAAAATGGAAAATACCAAATTGAAACCAATTCTCCGCTCAAGGAACTTTATATTGTAGTGAGTGCTATGAATTTTGGAGAAAAAAAATCCAAAATCCAAAATCAATCGCAGACTAAAAATTTTACTTTAGAGGGCGAAATCATTCAGCTTAAAGAAATTGTGGCAAAATCCACGCCCATTCGCCGAAAAGGCGACACGATAAGCTATGATGTCAAAAGTTTTGCAAAATCCCAAGACCGAAATCTGGAAGATATCTTAAAAAGAATACCCGGCATTGAGGTAGAAAAAAGTGGACGCGTGCTCTACCAAGGCGCGCCCATCAACAAATTTTATGTAGAGGGCTTAGACCTTGTGGGCGGAAAATATAAAATCATCAATCAAAATCTGCCCCACAAAGAAGTAGCGAGTGTGCAAGTACTGGAGAACCACCAGCCTATAAAAATGCTGGATAGTTTGGTGTTTTCGGACAAAGCAGCACTAAACATTAAGCTTAGAAACAAGTTCACGCACACGGGCTCGGCAGAATTAGGCATAGGCGGCAGTCCGCTATTGTGGAAAGCTAAC
This Ornithobacterium rhinotracheale DNA region includes the following protein-coding sequences:
- a CDS encoding GLPGLI family protein; the encoded protein is MKKLLLLSTFLISAISFAQPVISGDVNMPADPYNETALGNSSQNIYYTYTKVPNPELKEKTKTGLTVLQIGKDLTKFTDETIIKVDSLFKAFAKKGTANTSDMNKLLATMHGAGYYSNVFNNLKTKQTTIQNAMDISGLEYTIPTPTLKWQLQKDKKEILGYTVQKATTQHGGREWVAWFAKDIPLSYGPYVFNGLPGLILEVYDTEDEHHFTATGMDNKPQAIYKRIYDDEIKTSEEKAKKALKNNYESPKYNRPYNPIDKS
- a CDS encoding DUF3843 family protein, with product MSKAYIKDWMTTKPYTKQTNTELFYLEAANEVLEKLKKSSDFIGHFLDKESFKDLAIFLTSYFEDVISNVGLFRAFIALHQEIYKKSLPFYVAKNYTEGDINIQDVQFLVWYFLNLQKQDVFVNPYSPELKELAQNVWQVFDQEYEYAPENTQIADFFKLENPENLDEVRYFIDKILTRSYLFTQDTGIELYMRTAALKTGNQQDFKLYKNHRDKFVLNFPTKLLAKRGTEWAAALYGKKEEAQDIKNMGLNSHAALLYKGENGEDLEMKHLSSGKTILVSKDNFEDYKKMPENAILYAGISPWKGKYSLTGIINAFNYDENLVENAKRDYVARQAIQDEKDKKEYLKNIKKQEKVFLEKTGGVPYKILSAEESIDFINDFFDTLDEQKIEKYNEDIATLVQSIQNSTHIQNAVLFFNPNFGLEFYSNLATELEVDDNPFKEEVANPTLLMKLMMADTYSREFFDFYYQLMKEKKSDQIDFLKDFSEKDIDFMLRFYKPTRYGN
- the pgi gene encoding glucose-6-phosphate isomerase, translating into MQNINPTQTEAWKKLQAHYEETKDLHLKDLFAANAQRFDEFSVKWNEFLFDYSKNRINQKTIDLLVELAEECQLQDAIDSMFAGEHINQTEDRAVMHTALRNQGEEVLIDGENVLPQVRKVLAQMKDFSHRVISGEWKGYTGKAITDVVNIGIGGSDLGPVMVVEALKHYKTHLNIHFVSNVDGTHIAETTKKLNPETTLFIVASKTFTTQETMTNANSAKKWFLDSGAKQSDIAKHFVALSTNAKDVTAFGIAEENMFEFWNWVGGRYSLWSAIGLSIALAVGYEKFEELLLGAYEVDEHFRTTEFKQNIPVLMALIGIWYNNFYGAESYAILPYEQYLHRFPAYLQQGDMESNGKSIDRNGQKVTYQTGPIIWGEAGTNGQHAFYQLIHQGTKLIPADFIAGARSNNNVSDHHEKLLANFFAQTEALAFGKSETQVRAELEKEGKSKEEIEFLLPYKVFDGNRPTNSILYKKLTPKTLGSLIALYEQKIFVQGIIWNIFSFDQWGVELGKQLAKAILAEINAGDTVTDHDSSTNGLMNAYLKMK
- a CDS encoding GLPGLI family protein, whose product is MKNLFFLSIFLYPLFFLAQPAKELQLNVSEDPYNKTKLGYDNPMVYGQHKSEHFISTATPYHEKSLGKNTQNIYYAYKTLPNPKNKKNQRMGLTILQMGERLLKFTDRAILKDDSLRETFSKKDIYTSDLNKAGKFLNKVGFNNNVFIDLNTKQTTVQNAIGLSGLEYTIPTPQLKWQLQKDKKEILGYAVQKATTQYGGRDWVAWFAKDIPLSYGPYLFGGLPGLILEMHDAEDEHHFTAIAMSTTPRPFYKRIYEEPRGRKTTESEALKAIKISFEDRLLRPFNPIEKF
- a CDS encoding prephenate dehydratase, whose product is MKIAIQGGLGSFHHQAASMLFDGDSYEILDKDHFRGVAEALVKGECTYGLIALENSIAGCILPNYNLIKNNDLKIVGELYMPIEHHLMVIPGVKIEDLSEIYSHSMALLQCEDFLNQYPKIRRIDYVDTANSAKKIKTEDLHHAGAIGSKVAAELYGLEIIKPAIQSNKDNYTRFVLLCRELPDNQDFNKISLRFSLPHQKGSLANILMQFAVHGFNMTKIQSMPIVDMPWQYEFYVDVIVHHHERFAKVLDIIQLMAEDIEILGKYKNGNL